Part of the Streptomyces sp. WMMC500 genome is shown below.
CCGTCATCGGGGTGTCCGGCTTGCGGCCGGCGGCGACCAGTTCGCGCGCCGTCGCCGCGGTGGCCTCCAGGGACGTCTGCACCACGAGCGTGCAGTCGCTGGCGCCCGCCTCGCCCCAGATCTGCTCCGAGGCGGTCGCGGCGTCCACGACGCGCACGTCCGTGCCCTCCGGGTCGTGCAGCGGCACACCGGCGTACGCGGGCACGCCGACGGCGGTCGCGACGCCGGGCACCACCTCGAAGGCGATGCCCTCGGCGGCGCAGGCACGCATCGCCTGCGCGGCGCCGCCGTCGAGGCCCGGATCGCCCGCCACGGCATGGACGACCCGCCTGCCGGCGCGCGCGGCCTCCATGACAAGATGGCCTGCGTCAGCGGCCGTTGGCGGTTCGTCGTCCCCCGCGGCCGCCGACGTCTGCGCCGCGGGCGCCGCCGACGTGTGCGGCGTGACCGCGCCGGCGCGCGCGTGGGCGCGTACGACGGCGAGGACCTTCGGGTCGGCGATCAGGACGTCCGCGGAAGACAGCGCTTCCACGGCGCGCAGCGTCAGCAGGCCCGGATCCCCGGGTCCTGCGCCCAGGAACGTGACGTGCCCGCGGGCGGCGGGACCGGGCGGGCGGGCCGCGCCGGTCGCTGCGGTACGCGCCGACGCGCTGGCCTTACGGGTCGAAGGCGTGGGGCTCAAAGTCGCTCCCCCATCAGACCGGCCGCGCCCTTGGCGAGCATCTCTTCTGCTAGCTCGCGTCCGAGCGCCACGGCGTCGTCGTGCGACGCCGGCACGGGGCCGGTGGCGGACATCTGCACCAGAGCGGAGCCGTCGGGGGTGCCGACGACGCCGCGCAGGCGCATCTCGGTGACAGTCGACGCTGTGCCCTTGTCGGCCCCGGAGGGACCCTCCGCGTGCAGGTCGGCGAGCGCGCCCACGGGCGCGCTGCAGCCGGCCTCCAGGGCGGCGAGCAGCGTCCGCTCGGCGGTGACGGCGACCCGCGTCCGCGGGTCGTCCAGCTCCGCGAGCTGGGCGGTCAGGTGCGCGCTCGACGAGGCGCACTCGACCGCCAGGGCCCCCTGGCCGGGGGCGGGCAAGACTGCATCGAGGGGGATCAGCTCGGTGGCCTCGGCCAGCCGGCCGAGGCGGCTGAGCCCCGCGGCGGCGAGGGCGACGGCGTCGAGCTCCCCCTTGTGTACGTACCCGATGCGGGTGTCGACGTTCCCGCGGACCGGGACGGTCTCGATGGCGCCGCCGAGGGAGCGGGCCCAGGCGTGCAACTGACAGGCGCGGCGCGCCGAGCCGGTGCCTATCCGGGGCCGGCCGCCGGCGGCGAGCAGCGGCTCGAAGCCGAGGCCGTCGCGGGCGACGAGCACGTCGCGCGGGTCCTCGCGGGGCGGCACGGCGGCGATGACCAGTTCCCCGGGCTGCGTGGTCGGCAGGTCCTTCAGGGAGTGCACCGCGAGGTCCACCTCGCCGCGCACCACGGCCTCGCGCAGGGCGGCGACGAAGACGCCCTGGCCGCCGATCTCGGACAGGTGCTGCCGGGACACGTCCCCGTACGTGGTGATCTCGAACAGCTCGACGGAGCGTCCGGTGAGGCGCCGTACCGATTCGGCAACCTGCTCGGACTGCGCGAGCGCGAGCTTGCTGCGCCGCGTGCCGAGGCGCAGCGGGCGCCGGAAGCGCGGGGCTTCCTGCGCCCCGGCCTCCTTCGCCGGCGTCGGCTTGGCTGCGGTCATGACGGCTCCCGTTCACTGCGTGCGCTGGCCGCCGCGCGGCCGGAGTCCGCGCGGCTGACGGCGTCGACGGTGGCCGGGTCGAGGTCGAAGAGTTCCCGCAGGGCGTCCGCGTACCCCGCTCCATCGGGGGTGGCGGCCAGCTCCTTGACCCGTACGGTCGGCGCGTGCAGCAGCTTGTCCACGACGCGGCGCACGGTCTGCGCCACCTCGGCCCGCTGACGTTCGTCGAGCCCGGGCAGCCTACCCTCCAAACGGGCGATCTCGCCCGCGACGACGTCCTGGGCCATGGTCCGCAGCGCGACCACGGTGGGCGTGATGCCGGCGGCCCGCTGCGCGGCCCCGAAGGCGTCGACCTCCTCGGCCACGATGGCCCGCACCCGGTCCACGTCGGCGGCCATCGGCGCGTCGGCGGAGGCCCCGGCGAGGGTCTCGATGTCGACGAACCGGACCCCGGGGGTGTCGTGCAGGGCGTGATCGATATCACGTGGCATGGCAAGGTCAAGCAGCGCGAGCCCGCCCCCGGCGGCAGCGGCAGCCGCTCCGCCGGCACCCCCACCAGCGTCTCCGGTGCGGCGGCCGCGAGTCCCTCGAAGCTCCTCGCCGCCCGCCTTCGCGCGGCTCGGCGCGCCAGCGCCTGAGTCCGGCGCGCCGGCGCCGCCGCTCGCGCCCTTCGCGCGGCGGTGCAGCGCGGTGGCCACGTCGTCGGCGGTCAGCACCAGGCCCGTGGCACCCGTGCAGGAGACGACCAGGTCCGCCGTCACCAACTCGTCCGGGATCTCCTCCACCCGCGCCGCCCGGGCCACCGGCCCGCCCGCCGCGGCCCCGTCGGACTGCACCTGCGCCGGAATCGCCCCCGCCGCGACCGCCGACCCCGCCGCGACCGCCGCAGGCGACCCCGCAGGCGACCAGCCGCCCGTGACCGCCGACCCCGCGTTGAGGCTCGCCGCCAGGCGCTCCGCGCGCTCGTACGTCCGGTTGGCGATCACCAGCTCCGCCGCCCCGGCCCGCGCCAGCGTCGTCGCCGCCAGCGACGACATCGAGCCCGCGCCGATCACCAGCGCGCGGCGCCCCGCCACCCACTCGGCCACCGGTGCGCCGGCCGCGAGCTGCGTCAGCCCGAACGAGACCAGCGACTGGCCCGCCCGGTCGATCCCCGTTTCGCTGTGCGCCCGCTTGCCGACCCGGAGCGCCTGCTGGAACAGGTCGTTCAGCGTCCGGCCCACGGCGTGCACCCGCTGCCCGAGCGCCAGCGACTCCTTGATCTGGCCGAGGATCTGCCCCTCGCCGACGACCATGGAGTCCAGCCCGCAGCCCACCGTGAACAGGTGGTGCACGGCGCGGTTCTCGTAGTGCACGTACAGGTGCGGCGTCAGCTCCTCCAGGCTCGCGCCCGCGTGCTGCGCCAGCAGCGTCGACAGCTCGGCGACGCCCGCGTGGAACTTGTCCACCGCCGCGTACAGCTCTATCCGGTTGCACGTGGCGAGCACCGCCGCCTCGGTGACCGGAGCCGCCGCCACCGCGTCCGCGAGCAGCTTCGCGCGCGCGTCCGGCGCGAGCGAGGCCCGCTCCAGCACGCTCACGGGTGCGCTGCGGTGGCTGAGGCCGACGACGAGGACACTCATGCGGGCATCACGGCGGGCACGTCCCCGTCGGGCCCCTGCCCGGTGCGCTTCTTCGCGGCGGGGGCCGGGCCCGCCGCCGCGGCCGCCGCGGGCGTACCGCCCTCGGCCGCGGCCGCCGCCTCGGCCTCGCGCAGCTCGGCCTCCTCGCCGGCCTTGCGCTGCTCGTGGAAGGCGAGGATCT
Proteins encoded:
- the hemC gene encoding hydroxymethylbilane synthase, with the translated sequence MTAAKPTPAKEAGAQEAPRFRRPLRLGTRRSKLALAQSEQVAESVRRLTGRSVELFEITTYGDVSRQHLSEIGGQGVFVAALREAVVRGEVDLAVHSLKDLPTTQPGELVIAAVPPREDPRDVLVARDGLGFEPLLAAGGRPRIGTGSARRACQLHAWARSLGGAIETVPVRGNVDTRIGYVHKGELDAVALAAAGLSRLGRLAEATELIPLDAVLPAPGQGALAVECASSSAHLTAQLAELDDPRTRVAVTAERTLLAALEAGCSAPVGALADLHAEGPSGADKGTASTVTEMRLRGVVGTPDGSALVQMSATGPVPASHDDAVALGRELAEEMLAKGAAGLMGERL
- a CDS encoding glutamyl-tRNA reductase, with the translated sequence MSVLVVGLSHRSAPVSVLERASLAPDARAKLLADAVAAAPVTEAAVLATCNRIELYAAVDKFHAGVAELSTLLAQHAGASLEELTPHLYVHYENRAVHHLFTVGCGLDSMVVGEGQILGQIKESLALGQRVHAVGRTLNDLFQQALRVGKRAHSETGIDRAGQSLVSFGLTQLAAGAPVAEWVAGRRALVIGAGSMSSLAATTLARAGAAELVIANRTYERAERLAASLNAGSAVTGGWSPAGSPAAVAAGSAVAAGAIPAQVQSDGAAAGGPVARAARVEEIPDELVTADLVVSCTGATGLVLTADDVATALHRRAKGASGGAGAPDSGAGAPSRAKAGGEELRGTRGRRTGDAGGGAGGAAAAAAGGGLALLDLAMPRDIDHALHDTPGVRFVDIETLAGASADAPMAADVDRVRAIVAEEVDAFGAAQRAAGITPTVVALRTMAQDVVAGEIARLEGRLPGLDERQRAEVAQTVRRVVDKLLHAPTVRVKELAATPDGAGYADALRELFDLDPATVDAVSRADSGRAAASARSEREPS